In Lathyrus oleraceus cultivar Zhongwan6 chromosome 2, CAAS_Psat_ZW6_1.0, whole genome shotgun sequence, the DNA window cattATCAGTACACTTACCGAGAAGTCACCACTCACCTCTCACGATAAATTTCAATAATAGTAACTATATGTATTTTGTGGAGTGGATCAAAAGCTACTTAAACAGAATGACAAAAgaccatatatatatatatatatatatatatatatatatatacacacacacacacacatagCTGATAGTATATGGAATGCTAGAAACAAATCTATATACGAGAATAAGGACATACATGCATTGGAAGCTTCCAATAATGCTTGTAGAAGCTACACTGAGTACCTCAACAATACCTCAACAGTTACACCAAGTCTGACCCAGTCAACCCCAACGACCCCAAGAGTTGCATAAGGAACAATAGTCAAAATCATCAAAAGTTAGACAAAGGAAACACTAGTCGGAATAACAAACAAGGAAACGATACTCACATGGAGAACGACAAGATGAAAGGCAAGGAGCTGAAACAAAATATGACTTACAACAAAGCTCTAAGGAAAATATAAGAAGACAAAACTAACATAGATGGAATAGAAAAAGTGATGCAATAAGCTAAAAGGAAGGACGATAATACTCAACTGGGCCCCCAAAAGCATCAGTTAGGTAACAAGAAGATGGATAACAACAATAACATCGAGCAGAGGCTGGAAACCCAAATAGAGAGATATAGGCTAAACAACATACCATTCATAGCCACCAACAAAAGCACGACAAGCTCAGAAAAAAGGAAGTCACCAATCTGAAAAGGAAAGATAATAATAATCAGGATGCTAAGAACCAAAAAAAATCATACCCCGAAAAGTCACAAGAGTAAGGAAGGGAACACTAAGCAAGAGATTCAGAAGAAGGTGAAGAGCAAGTCGGAGCACAACAATAAGAACCtagaaaaacaaaaacaaatgTCAATAAACATAAGCCTCATCTTAGATACAAAGCAAGCTACGACGAAGAAAAAGCATAATCAAACCTGAGATAAATTGAATCGCAGGTGGATTATGATAAACACAAATGTATGTCTGGTGGAAGAGAGGTTCTGGGGCCTAGGCGAAATTATATACAATGATAAGGATCAGATCATGGGGGATCATGATAACCATGAAACTTATAGCATTTTCTGACTCGATACACATGCATTTTTATCCGTTTTATATCCATTTTATGTTTGTATGTATTACTATGTTGGTATTTTATTTGTGTTGTAGATATCCTCTAAGTAGGAGTTGACACAAGAGAAAATGAAGCAAAGTTGACCAAAAGTGGAGAAAAGGACACCTCAGCATGGAGTAAGTCAAAGGAGGACATTTTTAGCTTGTGGCGTTCGCCACAGGGGAATATCGTTCGTCATGGTTCCCTTGTCAGCCACGTTCCCCATACTGAACTCATGGCATTCGTCATAAGGCCATGGCGTTCGCCATGGACTTCGTGCCCAAAAATTTAGCAACATAATTACTTGGTCTTCTCTCACTTCTACATATTTTTCTCAAAACGGACCTCTACACGAATTCAACAACCATTCAACAGGTGAAACACTATATATAGGCTTGGTTTTTAGGTTTTTACCATCCAAGTTTTCTAATATTAAGTAGGCAAATAAAATCACTCGATAAAAGTACTTAATTGTTCATATTAGACAATAAGTACTACGTAGAATTCTGAAGAGCCCTGCTTGTACTTGGATCATTCGCTATTTAAGTTTGTCgttattttaattccaaaaattttCTTTCAAATTTTCTGGTTTTCAGTTTCCGCACTGCATTATTTTCGATACGTATTTTTCTTCTTTAATTTTTCTGCACTTTATTGTTTTGAGTTTCAATATAGTAATTGTTTTTTCTATTtgttatattaattttaattgCTACTGTTTTAATTTTAAGTTTTACATGGTATCatcaaaatatatatatatatatatatatatatatatatatatatatatatatatatatatatatatatatatatatatatattataacATGAGTATTATGCAAAATATGTCCGACTAAGGCGTTTAGAGTTCAGAATATGAGGACCGTCATTTTGACGGTACTCACATCTAAGTTGCAAACTATTTTTTAAATTAGGATTCGTTTTGAGACTGAATTTTATACTATTTTAAATTAGAATTATTTACTGCGAAAGCGTTAAACTTATAGATATTGATTCCATTTCGAAAGAGAGGAACCCGTACTTTAGATGAAATAACAAAAATCATATTTTAAAGTAAATCAAGAGCGATaacaaatattattttaaattgcaaaaacaatcatttttaaaaataaagtTTATAGAAATATATGTGATGCGACAACAACCATTTGTAAGTTTGAACTTTGATGCTACGCGAGCGCCGGCCAGTATCACCTTTAAATTTGTTTTCCAAAAAAAATGACATTTTAATTAATTAGAAGTTCTTAATTTTTAAATGTATAAGTTTTATATTTTAACAGGCTAAACCGCGACAACGACATTGTAGAGTTTAGAATAAAACCCGATTCCTAGTTAGGCGGTAAGAGTTTAGCTTTGCTAATTTTAAAGAATTAAATTTAAATATTCGCTCTTTGTAATTTTACCATATTCCTAAATATATGCGAAATCATTTAAAAGTTACtgtttataaaaataaaaaaataaaaaacaagttgatgaattttaaaaatgaaataaGTTTTGTTTTAATAAAGAGACTgaattatttttatataattatgaagaaaaaaaaaggtAATGATTTGTAGCATAACCGATACTTTAACACAAAATGAAAAGAGTGAAAAAAATGTCCTTTTTCTTAGGTTGTGGTTGGAGTTGGAGAGAAGAGCATGCACTAAAAAGCAACAATGTTATGTTAGGGGTGGTCGACAACAATaagtaaacaaacaaaaatgTATGAAAGTGGGTCCCATCTGAGATAACTTAATTAGTGGTTGTGAATCAAGTTTGAGTTCTTGTCAACCCCACATTGCCTTTCAACTTGTGGCTACCAAGTAACTTCATAATAGTACTACTAACTTCACAACAAATTCAACTACTAGTAAattactctctctctctctctctcaacccAAAAGGTCCCCCAACACTCCTTCAAACAACTTTCCATCatcaacaaccaccaccacctcCTTCATCACCCATCTTCATAATACCCCATCATCTATTTTTTCCAATAAAAGAACTTTCTTACATGGATTTGgtaattatatattttttaattatttaaagTTGAAAATTTTAGTTTTATATTTTTCTGTATCTGACTTTTCAACTTCTGTTTCTATTTTGTTGTTTGAATTTTTATTTTGAAGCAATGAAAGTGAGAGAGTTTAATTATGCGAACGCTTTGTGATGCTTGTGAGAGCGCAGCCGCCATCGTTTTCTGTGCTGCTGATGAGGCTGCACTCTGTCGTGCTTGTGATGAAAAGGTTTGTTGCTATCTTTGATTTGATTTCTAATTATCACTAGTACTATTCAATTTCATGTTCTTTTTGCTTTTGATTAACCTTAAATCATTGCCTCTGAATGTTGATGTTTTTGTAACTGTAATGTTTCATTATTGATGTAGCAATATTGAATTTTGGAATCTTGCTTAACTTGGACAAGTCCATTTATGTGGGATTAGGTTAAAGATTGCACCACTTGCAATTTTGTTTCATGATTCATAAATATATTTTGATTTCATATTTTTGTGTAAATTTGAAATCTAAGGTGTCAGCTTAGGTAAAAGTTTGACCTAATAATACTAACCATAGTGTCATTTTAATTGATAATAGTTTCTCAAAGTTTGTAACCTTTTGGAAATTGTAGGTTCATATGTGCAATAAGCTAGCTAGTAGACATGTTAGGGTTGGTCTTGCGAGTCCAAGTGATGTGCCGCGCTGCGACATATGTGAGAATGCACCTGGTATGAGCTTTCCTATTTTGATCCTTGTTTGTTCTTTTGGTGTTTTTCAGTTGCTTATGTGTTTAACCTTCTTTTCAATCTTTGTTGTAGCTTTCTTCTATTGCGAAACAGATGGAAGTTCCCTTTGTTTGCAATGCGATATGATAGTTCATGTCGGTGGTAAAAGAACACATGGAAGATATCTTCTCTTTAGGCAAAGAGTTGAGGTGTGTCTATCCTTTATCCGAAATGAATTTGTCTCGAAATTGTTATCCGTATTACCTTTTTTTATAGGCGGAAAATGTTACTATGTTAGTATTTTCTCCTTCATTAGGGTTTGAATGAACGATCCTTTTTCGTACTTAAAATGTCTCTTTGTTCCATAGTTTCCAGGTGATAAACCTAGTAATGCAGAGAATCCGTCTTCGCAACCTTTGGATCCGGGTGATATTAAAAGAGGACAAAGTCCACTTCCTAAACAAAAAATGGGAGAGAAGCAACAGAATCATAGGATGCCTCCGGTTCCAACTTTAGAACCTAATGCCGATGGAAATACCAAGATGGAAAATAAATTGATTGATTTGAACATGAAGCCTAATAGAATACACGATCACGCATCGAATCACCAGGTTAGAGTTCGCGGGAAATAAATTTTGTTTCGATGGTTATAAATTTCTGCGGTGATAAATTCGTGTTTGACATCAATTAGATGCCGACCGCAGATGCTTGCAAACTGAATAAACATTAATCACAAACCCTTAAGAGGACTTGGATTCACAGATTCACACAATCCGCATGTTGGTTACTGTTGGATTGAGATCAGAGGTCTAGATTTCAAACTTGCTCTCAATCTAACGACCATGAAAATATGCTGACTGCGTGAATGTGTGGACTTGCTGATTGCAGCAAATCCAAATCCGAAAAATATAGATGATTCCTCTCTACTTTGCAAAGTTCAATATCTAAGTTTTTATATTTTGTGGTTTGAAGTAATCACcttaaatgcatttttttttcCTTGGCAGCCATAGATTATGCTACTAGACAATGCTATTCAGGCACGAGAAATCAAATCGACGAAAGGCGAAAGCTTCTCGTTATTGTCATGAATGTTAATTACAAAGGTGGCATGTTCTATTGACATCATGTAGTGGCAAATGAGGCATTGGAGCGTCTCAGTCTGAAGAAATTGTTCTCCCTCCCATCATGTAGGAATTTAGTTTTTTTTAGTTAAACAACACATTGTATCTGTACTGCAAAGCATTGTTAATTACAACACCTGTGACCCCTTTCAATGAATTGTGTGTTGAATTTTGTTTTCCAGTTTCAGTTTTGTATGTGACATTTGTGCTCCACCCAGAACATAGAGGATGatactttttctttcttttttataaataaaaatgTAACATGTGTTTAGCCAAACCACATTTGAATGATGTCTTGTTTTTGTCGTTGGTTTGTGAATTATTGAGCATCTATCTATCAATCTCTATATAAGACACCATGTGTGATTTAACATCCATGATGAGACTTGGCAGACTTAGCACGCTATTAATGTTTTTTTTCTCAATTTAGAATTCGTATTTTGGTTCTTTTCTGCTGTAGGAGTCTAGCCTCTTATGCTATACTCAATTTTTGTTGCTTTATTGACATGAATTAAACCAATTTCTTTCAAGAATAGTTATTGAAAGATGTGGAAGTTCCCAAGTTTTGAACAAAATCACCAACAAAATTATTGTCACCAAAGGCAACCAAGCCATGCTGGCCTTAGGCTGTCTCATCAAAGGTGCATGCATCTATACCAAATGTTCGGACTTACCAAATGCGCAATAAAACCGGTTTAATTCAACCTCCGTCGTCCATTCAGCTAGTAAATTACCAATTCAATTCAAACTCCATCGTCCATTCAGCTGTAAATAGGTAGGCACTAGCATATTCTTGATGAAGCAAGTCTCTATTTCTTTGGGTATATTTTTTGGAAATTTATCAATTTTCCTTTAAGAAATTCACCAAAATCACTGGAGATTTTCAAACCAAATTTTGATCAACAAAAATTAATCAACATTGGTTGCAAAATTTCGGTTAATAATGGTaatgaaaagaaacaaaattGAATTGGAGAAGAAAGAGAGATTAAAGTTTTCGAATaaggaagaaaaagaaatttCTACAGAGTAACTCTCTTCTCTCAAATGGAGAATTCTTATGCAAGTGCATTGTGTTATCTTACAATCAATAAGGGTTACTACGTATTTATAGATTTTGGGCTTGCTTGTCCCTCAAGCAAAACCCAAATACCTAATTCTGCTAATACTGCAAAATTGAGCCCAAGTAAAAATCCATGTTGAGGCTAACTCCTCAACACTTCGACACCCAGGTGTTTTGACAGCAACATGCTTTGACACCATGACTTTCATTCTCAACACACTGCCcaattcattgtgtctaagctatctataTTCATCATAGACCTTAATTTTTTTAACACTTCGACCTACACTCATTATGTCATGATGTTTCCAACCTAATTCTCAGTTTTACAGTGTTTTAAGTTCAGCTCCGTTTATACtacttgctctcgaagataattGAATCTCATTTCGACGTGCTTGCTTCGTCCATGCGCTATTAGGTTCTTTGCCAGATTGagttgtcgatcttcatggtcatcgctccatgattcttccctgtaatctcttcgaccaaattcaccatccatgttgcttgacatgcacaaatATAATAAACCATGTACTCTGCCTCAAATGACGACAATGTCACTACTGGTTTCTTTCATGAACTCCAAGCAATTGATGCACCACCTAACATAAACATATAGCCAGttgtggattttctatcctcgacatcactacaccaacttgagcCGGTGTATCCCATTAACTTGtattcttttccttcatcagttgcaggaaacaaaatgccatagtcgagagtttctttcggataccttagtatcctcttcgtcgctgctagGTGTGATA includes these proteins:
- the LOC127120169 gene encoding B-box zinc finger protein 18; the protein is MRTLCDACESAAAIVFCAADEAALCRACDEKVHMCNKLASRHVRVGLASPSDVPRCDICENAPAFFYCETDGSSLCLQCDMIVHVGGKRTHGRYLLFRQRVEFPGDKPSNAENPSSQPLDPGDIKRGQSPLPKQKMGEKQQNHRMPPVPTLEPNADGNTKMENKLIDLNMKPNRIHDHASNHQP